From the genome of Spinacia oleracea cultivar Varoflay chromosome 2, BTI_SOV_V1, whole genome shotgun sequence, one region includes:
- the LOC110780087 gene encoding glycine-rich cell wall structural protein-like has product MTFKTFILLGLLLGSVLFISSLGKVYGEIAEDTTKGINQGGRGGGGGRGGGGGGRGGGGKDEVPAFDINQGGRGGSGGGQGGGRGGGGQGGGRGGGGSEEEVLDINQGGRGGGGGQGGGRGGGGQGGGGSEEVLDINQGGRGGGGGGQGGGRGGGGQGGGRGGGGRGGGGSEEGLDINQGGRGGGGGGQGGGRGGGGRGGGGSEEEVLDINQGGRGGSGGGQGGGRGGGGQGGGKGGGGRGGGGSEEVLDINQGGRGGGGGGQGGGRGGGGGGMGGGRGGGGRGGGGSEEEVLDINQGGRGGGSGGQGGGRGGGGQGGGRGGGGRGGGGSEEEVLDINQGGRGGSGGQGGGRGGGGGGQGGGRGGGGRGGGGSEEEVLDINQGGRGGGGGQGGGRGGGGGGQGGGRGGGGGGRGGGGSEEEVLDINQSGGGSQGGGRGGGSGGSQGGGRGGSSGGSQGGRKGGGSGGGQGGGRGGSSGGGQGGGGSRGGSGGGRGGGLN; this is encoded by the exons ATGACGTTTAAGACGTTCATTTTGCTTGGTCTTTTGCTTGGTTCGGTTCTCTTCATTTCTTCACTAGGGAAAG TTTATGGGGAGATTGCAGAAGACACGACTAAAGGCATCAACCAAGGAGGTAGGGGAGGTGGTGGAGGAAgaggtggaggaggaggaggtcgaGGTGGTGGAGGAAAAGATGAAGTACCTGCCTTTGACATCAACCAAGGAGGTAGAGGAGGTAGTGGTGGTGGTCAAGGAGGAGGACGAGGTGGTGGTGGACAAGGAggaggaagaggtggtggaggcAGCGAGGAAGAAGTTTTAGACATCAACCAAGGAGGAAGAGGAGGCGGTGGCGGTCAAGGAGGAGGAAGAGGCGGTGGCGGTCAAGGAGGAGGTGGAAGCGAAGAAGTTTTAGACATCAACCAAGGCGGAAGAGGGGGTGGCGGCGGTGGTCAAGGAGGAGGAAGAGGCGGTGGTGGTCAAGGAggaggaagaggtggtggaggtAGAGGAGGAGGTGGAAGCGAAGAAGGTTTAGACATCAACCAAGGAGGAAgagggggtggtggtggtggacagggaggaggaagaggtggtggaggcAGAGGAGGAGGTGGCAGTGAGGAAGAAGTCTTAGACATTAACCAAGGAGGACGAGGCGGCAGCGGTGGTGGACAAGGAGGAGGAAGAGGCGGTGGTGGACAAGGAGGAGGAAAGGGTGGTGGAGGTAGAGGAGGAGGTGGAAGCGAAGAAGTTTTAGACATCAACCAAGGAGGAAgagggggtggtggtggtggacagGGAGGAGGAAgagggggtggtggtggtggaatgGGAGGAGGAAGAGGTGGAGGAGGCAGAGGAGGAGGTGGCAGCGAGGAAGAAGTCTTAGATATTAACCAAGGAGGACGAGGCGGCGGTAGCGGTGGACAAGGAGGAGGAAGAGGCGGTGGTGGACAAGGAGGAGGAAGGGGTGGTGGAGGTAGAGGTGGAGGGGGCAGCGAGGAAGAAGTCTTAGACATTAACCAAGGAGGAAGAGGCGGCAGCGGTGGGCAAGGAGGAGGAAGAGGTGGTGGCGGCGGTGGGCAAGGAGGGGGGAGAGGTGGTGGAGGGAGAGGAGGAGGTGGTAGCGAGGAAGAAGTGTTAGACATCAACCAAGGAGGAAGAGGCGGCGGTGGTGGACAAGGAGGTGGAAGAGGCGGCGGTGGAGGTGGACAAGGAGGAGGAAGgggtggtggtggaggaggCAGAGGAGGAGGTGGAAGCGAAGAAGAAGTCTTAGACATCAATCAAAGTGGAGGAGGTAGCCAAGGGGGAGGTAGAGGAGGCGGCTCTGGAGGTAGCCAAGGAGGAGGTAGAGGAGGCAGCTCTGGAGGTAGCCAAGGAGGACGTAAAGGAGGGGGCTCCGGTGGTGGCCAAGGTGGAGGTAGAGGAGGCAGCTCAGGAGGAGGTCAAGGTGGAGGAGGTAGTAGAGGAGGCTCTGGAGGTGGCAGGGGGGGAGGACTGAACTAA
- the LOC110800271 gene encoding glycine-rich cell wall structural protein, with translation MKFKAYVFVGLLAFAVLVCLPARAHTNSANQIHKRDETEDINSEATSEKESIVDGQIINDNVQGGGGYGGGGQVGSGGKGGSGGGQGGGGQGGTGGGQSGYGGGGGSQGGGGSGGGGQGGSGSGGGQGGHGGGKGSSGGSKGGGGGQGGSGGGQGGHGGGKGASGGSKGGGSGGQGGSGGGHGGTGGGKGGSGGSKGGYGGGGKGGSGGHSGSSGGQGGSGGGSKGGGGGGGQGGSRGGQGGKGGGQGGSGGGSKGGGGGGGQGGSGGGQGGKGGGQGGTGGGGQGGYGGGGGSQGGKGGSGGGKGGHRGSSGGSQGSKGGYGGGGRGGSKGGHGGKGGGGGGYGGGYHEISNVQGTNTMESPNLNSGHGGYGGGGYGSGHGPGGGYGGSGGHGYGGGGHGPGGGYGGGRGGYGGGCRYGGC, from the exons ATGAAGTTTAAGGCTTATGTTTTTGTAGGACTGCTTGCTTTCGCAGTCCTCGTCTGTTTGCCCGCTCGAGCTCATACCAATTCGGCTAATCAAATACACAAGc GGGATGAAACTGAAGATATTAACAGTGAGGCCACATCGGAAAAAG AGAGTATAGTGGATGGGCAGATCATCAATGATAATGTACAAGGGGGTGGAGGATACGGAGGAGGAGGACAAGTAGGTAGTGGTGGGAAAGGTGGAAGCGGAGGGGGACAAGGAGGCGGAGGACAAGGTGGTACTGGAGGAGGGCAAAGTGGTTATGGAGGTGGTGGAGGCAGTCAAGGAGGAGGAGGGAGTGGAGGTGGTGGACAAGGCGGAAGTGGAAGCGGAGGAGGGCAAGGTGGTCATGGGGGAGGGAAGGGTAGTTCGGGAGGAAGCaaaggaggtggtggtggtcaaGGCGGAAGTGGGGGCGGACAAGGTGGTCATGGAGGAGGAAAAGGTGCCTCGGGAGGAAGCAAAGGAGGCGGCTCAGGGGGACAAGGAGGTAGCGGTGGTGGTCATGGCGGAACCGGAGGAGGTAAAGGTGGCTCAGGAGGAAGCAAAGGTGGATATGGAGGTGGCGGCAAGGGTGGCTCTGGAGGACATAGCGGTAGCAGTGGTGGTCAAGGTGGAAGTGGAGGAGGAAGTAAAGGAGGTGGTGGAGGCGGTGGCCAGGGAGGATCAAGAGGAGGACAAGGAGGTAAAGGTGGTGGTCAAGGTGGAAGTGGAGGAGGAAGTAAAGGAGGTGGTGGAGGCGGTGGCCAGGGAGGATCAGGAGGAGGACAAGGGGGTAAAGGTGGCGGTCAAGGAGGCACAGGCGGTGGTGGACAAGGTGGTTATGGAGGAGGGGGAGGTAGTCAAGGAGGAAAAGGTGGCTCGGGGGGAGGCAAAGGTGGTCATAGAGGTAGCAGTGGTGGAAGCCAAGGTAGCAAGGGTGGTTATGGAGGAGGTGGAAGAGGTGGCTCTAAAGGTGGACACGGTGGTAAgggtggtggaggtggtggcTATGGTGGAGGATACCATGAAATAT CAAATGTCCAAGGGACAAACACCATGGAATCCCCAAATCTGAATAGTGGACATGGTGGCTATGGTGGTGGAGGTTATGGTAGCGGCCATGGTCCTGGTGGCGGATATGGAGGCAGCGGCGGCCATGGATATGGCGGCGGCGGCCATGGTCCTGGTGGCGGATATGGTGGTGGCCGAGGAGGCTACGGTGGAGGTTGTAGGTATGGCGGGTGTTGA